In Candidatus Mycalebacterium zealandia, one DNA window encodes the following:
- a CDS encoding 4-hydroxy-tetrahydrodipicolinate reductase — protein MKTIQISIAGAAGRMGSSIISEAAKTRDIKIAGLYEKTGHALVGREVAGVEVCGNIKKASESADVIVDFTSPEATVSHARWCAKTGKAMIIGTTGFSSKQRKEIERAAKSFPCVIAPNMSIGINLLESVVAEAARKLGTDFDIEVVEAHHSAKTDAPSGTALALARAAAGARGKTLEKTAVCAREGTDNKRGKNEIGIQSIRGGDTPGDHTVFFLGRGERVEFSHKAHGREIFAAGAIKAVRWVGSKPAGIYEMKEVLGL, from the coding sequence ATGAAAACCATTCAAATATCCATAGCGGGAGCGGCGGGGCGCATGGGCTCGTCGATAATCTCTGAAGCCGCGAAAACGCGCGACATCAAGATTGCGGGTCTTTATGAAAAAACCGGGCACGCTCTGGTCGGGCGAGAAGTCGCGGGCGTTGAGGTTTGCGGGAACATAAAAAAAGCGTCTGAATCCGCCGATGTAATCGTGGACTTCACATCGCCCGAAGCCACTGTGTCTCACGCACGGTGGTGCGCGAAGACCGGTAAAGCAATGATTATTGGAACAACGGGCTTTTCCTCAAAACAGCGCAAAGAGATTGAGCGCGCGGCAAAGTCCTTCCCGTGCGTAATAGCGCCCAACATGAGCATTGGAATAAATCTGCTTGAAAGCGTTGTCGCGGAGGCGGCGCGCAAACTCGGCACGGATTTTGACATAGAAGTGGTGGAGGCGCACCATTCGGCAAAAACGGACGCGCCAAGCGGAACGGCTCTGGCGCTTGCCCGCGCCGCCGCCGGAGCAAGGGGCAAAACGCTTGAAAAAACCGCCGTCTGCGCAAGAGAGGGGACGGACAACAAACGCGGGAAAAATGAGATAGGAATACAGTCAATCCGAGGTGGCGACACCCCCGGAGATCACACGGTTTTCTTCCTCGGACGCGGCGAAAGGGTTGAGTTTTCGCATAAGGCGCACGGCAGAGAGATTTTTGCCGCGGGAGCTATCAAGGCAGTGAGATGGGTTGGCAGCAAACCCGCCGGAATATACGAAATGAAGGAAGTTCTGGGGCTTTAA
- the sucD gene encoding succinate--CoA ligase subunit alpha has translation MSVLVDKNTKAIVQGITGSQGLFHATQCREYGTSVVGGVTPGKGGTEVEGFKVFDSVSQAVDATQANTSLIFVPAPFALDSILEAAEAGVELIICITEGIPTRDVMVAKNFLKGSRSRLVGPNCPGVMTPGEAKVGIMPGYIHKPGRVGVISRSGTLTYEAVWQLSNLGIGQSSCVGIGGDPIIGTTFTDALELFQNDPDTDAIVLIGEIGGSDEEEAADYIKNNITKPVAAFIAGATAPPGKRMGHAGAIISSSSGGAEDKFKALELAGAAICRSPAEMGETLKGKMGNS, from the coding sequence ATGAGTGTTCTTGTTGATAAAAATACCAAAGCGATAGTGCAGGGAATTACCGGAAGCCAGGGGCTTTTCCATGCGACGCAGTGCAGGGAATACGGAACTTCGGTAGTCGGGGGCGTAACCCCCGGAAAGGGTGGAACCGAGGTTGAAGGGTTCAAGGTTTTTGATTCAGTTTCGCAAGCTGTGGACGCGACGCAGGCGAACACTTCACTTATCTTTGTGCCTGCTCCATTTGCCCTTGACTCCATACTTGAAGCCGCCGAAGCGGGAGTGGAACTCATAATCTGCATAACCGAGGGTATTCCGACCCGCGATGTTATGGTAGCGAAGAACTTCCTCAAAGGGTCGCGTTCGCGGCTTGTGGGACCAAACTGTCCCGGTGTGATGACTCCGGGAGAGGCGAAGGTCGGAATCATGCCCGGATACATACACAAACCCGGCAGGGTGGGCGTCATATCCCGTAGTGGAACTCTGACGTATGAGGCGGTGTGGCAGCTTTCCAATCTCGGTATAGGGCAGTCTTCATGCGTTGGCATAGGTGGAGACCCGATAATTGGAACTACCTTCACAGACGCCCTTGAACTGTTCCAGAACGACCCCGACACGGACGCGATAGTGCTTATCGGAGAGATAGGCGGCAGCGATGAAGAAGAGGCGGCGGATTATATTAAAAACAACATTACCAAGCCGGTTGCCGCTTTTATAGCGGGTGCGACCGCTCCTCCGGGCAAAAGAATGGGGCACGCCGGAGCCATTATTTCGTCAAGTTCAGGCGGCGCGGAGGACAAGTTCAAAGCTCTTGAACTTGCCGGCGCAGCTATTTGCAGAAGCCCCGCGGAAATGGGTGAAACACTGAAAGGGAAGATGGGAAATAGTTGA
- the secF gene encoding protein translocase subunit SecF, with translation MLLVTACFAAIVMDGGPRPGVEFTGGTEVHIKAPASGHSVMETEVRRIFTASGYEPVSVQRFGIAADKEFLVKFTVNELSSEKVNAFKTSFTKTAGESARFAEARILRIDYIGPNVGKEFVKKAVIALLLGCVAVLLYLIFRFELGYATGAVAALVHDVVITMGFLAFTDKEITLSIVAALLMVVGYSVNDTIVIFDRIRETLDTEDESSSDFITAVNTGISRTLSRTILTTITVFIVLIPLFFLGGAVIHDFAFTLMVGVIAGTYSSIFVATYFVVRMRKRNGAMT, from the coding sequence GTGTTGCTGGTCACAGCGTGCTTTGCCGCCATTGTTATGGACGGGGGTCCCAGGCCCGGAGTTGAGTTCACGGGCGGGACTGAAGTTCACATAAAAGCGCCCGCTTCGGGCCATTCGGTAATGGAGACGGAAGTCAGGCGGATTTTTACCGCTTCGGGATACGAGCCGGTTTCAGTTCAGAGATTCGGAATAGCGGCTGATAAAGAGTTTCTTGTTAAGTTCACCGTGAATGAACTGTCATCGGAAAAAGTCAACGCCTTCAAAACCTCTTTCACTAAAACCGCCGGAGAAAGCGCTCGTTTTGCGGAGGCGCGCATACTGCGCATTGACTACATCGGACCCAATGTGGGAAAGGAGTTTGTGAAAAAAGCGGTTATAGCACTCTTGCTCGGTTGCGTCGCCGTTCTTTTGTATCTCATTTTCAGGTTTGAACTCGGCTACGCGACCGGAGCCGTCGCCGCGCTTGTTCACGACGTTGTTATAACAATGGGTTTTCTGGCTTTTACGGACAAAGAAATTACGCTTTCCATAGTCGCCGCGCTTCTTATGGTGGTCGGATATTCGGTGAACGACACAATTGTCATATTTGACCGCATACGCGAAACACTTGACACCGAAGACGAATCTTCAAGCGACTTTATAACGGCGGTCAACACGGGGATTTCGCGCACTCTGTCGCGAACAATTCTCACGACCATAACCGTTTTCATCGTCCTCATACCTCTGTTCTTTCTGGGAGGAGCGGTCATTCACGATTTCGCGTTCACTCTAATGGTTGGTGTGATAGCGGGAACATATTCCTCAATTTTTGTCGCGACCTATTTCGTGGTAAGAATGAGAAAACGGAACGGCGCGATGACATGA
- a CDS encoding dCTP deaminase: protein MAGIKSDKWIRKMARKSKMIEPFVQSQVTKGKISYGLSSYGYDIRVSDEFQVFTNIHSTFIDPKNFDKKSFVSIKGDCVIPPNSFALARTVEYFRIPREILTVCVGKSTYARCGIIVNVTPFEPEWEGFVTLEISNTTPLPAKIYAGEGIAQVLFFEGDEVCEKSYADKKGKYQKQKGITPPKISKK from the coding sequence ATGGCAGGAATTAAATCCGATAAATGGATAAGAAAAATGGCTCGAAAGAGCAAAATGATAGAGCCGTTTGTGCAGTCACAGGTAACCAAGGGAAAGATTTCCTACGGGCTTTCCTCCTACGGCTATGACATCAGGGTAAGCGACGAGTTTCAGGTGTTCACAAACATTCACAGTACTTTTATTGACCCAAAAAACTTTGATAAAAAATCGTTCGTTTCAATCAAGGGTGACTGTGTTATTCCGCCAAACTCATTCGCACTGGCAAGAACAGTCGAGTATTTCAGAATCCCGCGCGAAATACTGACCGTGTGCGTGGGCAAATCAACATATGCGCGTTGCGGAATAATCGTGAACGTAACGCCGTTTGAACCCGAATGGGAGGGGTTTGTGACACTTGAGATTTCAAACACAACCCCGTTGCCGGCAAAAATCTACGCCGGAGAGGGCATAGCGCAGGTTCTGTTCTTTGAGGGCGATGAAGTTTGCGAAAAATCCTATGCGGATAAAAAAGGAAAGTATCAGAAACAAAAGGGAATTACACCCCCGAAAATTTCGAAAAAGTAG
- the pheS gene encoding phenylalanine--tRNA ligase subunit alpha — protein sequence MSGNEEIRERVKSETEQARTEIAGAESEPAVHTIKSRYTGKNGSITSMMKSLKDLSLEEKRDIGSTLNTAKDEIEGFVRDKISSLRHSNVEKLVSKEKIDVTLPGRGTETGSLHPVTLVMDEISGIFERLGFSIVDGPEVELDYYNFEALNIPKDHPARDMQDTFYISDEMVLRTHTSPVQIRVMEKQQPPVRVVVPGKVYRCDSDVSHSPMFHQIEGLMVDRNVSFANLKSVIINFINMYFDGETNVRFRPSFFPFTEPSAEVDIECAICNGKGCRVCKKTGWVEVLGCGMVDPAVFKNVGYDSEEYSGFAFGMGVERMAMLKFGIDDIRLFFENDIRFLRQFS from the coding sequence ATGAGCGGCAACGAGGAAATACGCGAGCGCGTAAAAAGCGAAACGGAACAGGCACGCACGGAAATTGCGGGGGCGGAAAGCGAACCTGCCGTTCACACAATTAAGTCCCGCTACACTGGGAAAAACGGTTCCATAACCTCAATGATGAAGTCCCTGAAAGACCTTTCTCTTGAGGAAAAACGCGACATAGGCTCAACGCTCAATACGGCAAAAGACGAGATTGAAGGTTTTGTTCGCGACAAAATTTCAAGCCTCAGACACAGCAATGTGGAAAAATTGGTTTCCAAGGAAAAGATAGATGTTACGCTCCCCGGACGCGGAACGGAAACAGGGTCGCTTCATCCCGTAACGCTTGTAATGGACGAGATTTCGGGGATTTTCGAGCGCCTGGGTTTTTCCATTGTGGACGGGCCCGAAGTGGAGCTTGATTACTACAATTTTGAGGCTCTCAACATTCCCAAAGACCACCCCGCGCGCGACATGCAGGACACTTTTTATATTTCGGACGAGATGGTTTTACGCACTCACACCTCGCCGGTTCAAATTCGGGTTATGGAAAAACAGCAACCGCCGGTGAGAGTTGTTGTTCCCGGCAAGGTTTACAGATGCGACAGCGATGTTTCCCATTCGCCGATGTTTCATCAAATTGAGGGGCTGATGGTTGACAGAAACGTGAGTTTCGCGAACCTCAAATCCGTTATAATAAATTTCATTAATATGTATTTTGACGGCGAGACCAACGTCAGATTCAGACCCAGTTTTTTCCCTTTCACCGAGCCGAGCGCCGAAGTTGACATAGAATGCGCCATATGCAACGGGAAAGGTTGCAGGGTTTGCAAAAAAACCGGATGGGTTGAAGTGCTTGGCTGTGGAATGGTTGACCCTGCGGTGTTCAAAAACGTCGGATACGACTCCGAAGAATATTCGGGCTTCGCGTTTGGAATGGGTGTTGAAAGAATGGCAATGCTGAAATTCGGCATCGACGACATAAGACTTTTCTTTGAGAACGACATAAGGTTTCTGCGGCAGTTTTCGTAA
- a CDS encoding YicC family protein: protein MKSMTGFGRSEMEVEGGRLIVEARSENHRFFDTRIQLPEAVGFLENDILKLLKKVALRGKVKITVIYESNRADSPEINFVAARSAFASLKKLKNTLGLKGDITVDHILSFGELITKTPSVRKPGRKKAGLVKKASESAIDNLDKSKSREGKLLHKDLLLRTAKCKRIVLKISNERGKHEKEVKRKLAEKARSLKSENADEARIYQEIAAVSEKSDITEEIVRMNSHLVRFSEFVSKSNVSVGKELDFLTQEMNREAGTISAKSKSPAISHLAVDLRSEIEKMREQVQNVE from the coding sequence ATGAAAAGTATGACGGGCTTCGGAAGAAGCGAAATGGAAGTTGAGGGCGGCAGGCTCATTGTCGAAGCGCGCAGTGAAAACCACAGGTTTTTTGACACGCGCATCCAACTTCCCGAAGCGGTCGGGTTTCTTGAGAACGACATTCTTAAACTGTTAAAAAAGGTCGCGCTGAGGGGAAAGGTGAAAATCACCGTCATATATGAAAGCAACCGGGCGGACAGTCCTGAAATTAACTTTGTCGCCGCACGCTCCGCTTTTGCGAGTCTTAAAAAACTCAAAAACACTCTCGGTCTCAAGGGAGACATAACGGTTGACCACATACTGTCTTTCGGGGAGTTGATTACAAAAACGCCATCCGTTCGCAAGCCGGGACGGAAAAAGGCGGGGCTTGTAAAAAAAGCATCTGAGAGCGCGATAGACAATCTGGACAAAAGCAAAAGCCGCGAGGGCAAACTTCTTCACAAGGATTTGCTTCTGCGCACCGCGAAATGCAAACGTATTGTGCTGAAAATCAGTAACGAGCGCGGCAAGCACGAAAAAGAGGTTAAGCGCAAACTTGCGGAGAAGGCGCGTTCTCTTAAAAGCGAAAATGCGGACGAAGCCAGAATCTATCAGGAGATTGCCGCCGTGTCCGAGAAAAGCGACATAACCGAAGAGATAGTGAGGATGAACTCCCATCTCGTCCGTTTTTCAGAGTTTGTTTCCAAGTCCAATGTTTCGGTGGGAAAGGAGCTTGATTTTCTCACTCAGGAGATGAACCGCGAAGCCGGAACCATTTCGGCAAAATCGAAATCTCCCGCCATTTCTCATCTGGCGGTGGATTTGAGGTCGGAGATAGAAAAAATGCGCGAGCAGGTTCAAAATGTGGAATAG
- the yajC gene encoding preprotein translocase subunit YajC, giving the protein MLTGVLPFVLLFVIFYFLIIRPQQKRSRVRDEMLKSLKRGDEVITNGGIYATITDRDGEIITLEIAKGVTVKATLSAAASKTEQEAGN; this is encoded by the coding sequence ATGCTGACGGGTGTGCTGCCTTTTGTTCTTCTTTTTGTGATTTTCTATTTCTTAATTATACGCCCGCAACAGAAGCGTTCACGCGTGCGAGATGAGATGCTCAAAAGCCTCAAACGCGGCGATGAAGTCATTACAAACGGCGGCATATACGCGACAATAACCGACAGAGACGGAGAAATCATCACGCTTGAAATAGCGAAGGGAGTGACGGTGAAAGCGACACTGTCCGCGGCGGCTTCCAAAACGGAACAAGAGGCTGGTAACTGA
- the argF gene encoding ornithine carbamoyltransferase — MSRHFLSVFDLSKSDIQQIMSRALEHKEMHKTGAVGQSLQGKAVGIVFEKPSTRTRVSFEAAASLLGAHPIFIDSGSSQINRGESLEDTAKVLSSYLDIIVVRTHGHDRLKRFADVSSVPVINALSELEHPTQAVADLLTVATHDIDMDDFKLAYIGDGNNVANSLIGMSSIIGFDIAVACPAGCEPDEMILQKSGNSNGRATHITVTDNPVEAVKDADVIYTDVWVSMGSEGGEDIKKKFAPYQVNSKLLSHAPEDTVVMHCLPAHRGEEITAEVMDDNRCIAFQQAENKLHTAKAVLEFFLDWRDD; from the coding sequence GTGAGCCGTCATTTTTTAAGTGTTTTTGACCTTTCAAAAAGTGACATTCAGCAAATAATGTCACGTGCTCTTGAACATAAGGAGATGCACAAAACCGGAGCGGTTGGACAGTCGCTTCAGGGCAAAGCGGTGGGGATTGTTTTTGAAAAGCCGTCAACCCGCACGCGGGTTTCGTTTGAAGCGGCCGCCTCTCTGCTGGGAGCGCACCCGATTTTTATAGACTCGGGCTCAAGCCAGATAAATCGCGGTGAATCTCTTGAAGACACGGCGAAAGTTTTGTCATCCTACCTCGACATAATTGTGGTTCGAACTCACGGGCATGATCGGCTCAAACGTTTTGCGGACGTCTCTTCCGTTCCCGTGATAAACGCTTTGAGCGAACTGGAACACCCCACACAGGCGGTTGCGGACCTGCTCACCGTGGCGACTCATGATATTGATATGGATGATTTTAAACTCGCCTATATCGGAGATGGCAACAATGTGGCGAATTCGCTGATTGGAATGTCATCAATTATCGGTTTTGACATTGCGGTCGCATGCCCCGCCGGTTGCGAGCCGGACGAAATGATTTTGCAAAAAAGCGGAAACAGCAACGGCAGAGCGACTCATATTACCGTTACGGACAATCCGGTTGAAGCCGTTAAGGATGCCGATGTTATCTACACCGATGTGTGGGTAAGCATGGGAAGCGAGGGCGGGGAAGATATCAAAAAGAAATTCGCTCCGTATCAGGTCAATTCCAAACTGCTTTCGCACGCTCCCGAAGACACCGTTGTGATGCACTGCCTTCCCGCGCACAGGGGGGAGGAAATCACCGCCGAAGTTATGGACGACAACAGGTGCATCGCCTTTCAACAGGCGGAAAACAAACTTCATACCGCGAAAGCGGTTTTAGAGTTTTTCCTTGATTGGCGGGATGACTGA
- the secD gene encoding protein translocase subunit SecD: protein MILGGVSKLWLAIVGSLIVLSVIFLAPNIWGGALPDWWSKAFPARGIRLGLDLRGGVFIQLGVETDQGVNRRLEGVLATVKEEFDPPAEAITKAEIKDFAISMKFSSADFFSKALRAIEIKFPELTVRSSLEKLSIRAFPSNYGISEIRDSSIDQVRQVIENRVLDFGLVEPSITRLGDSKIVIQVPGASDEDRDRIVDIIKKTAVLEFKKVHGQGFSRSEAITNAGMATERGLKEKNLSIHQSFEGGNENFFVTESGSSVTGEHISDARLTFDSFGRPAVSFSFSGQGAGKFGKLTETNIGNRLAIVLDGIVKSAPVIQSRISFEGQITGSFTQEEARDLALVLRSGALNVPVTVEQERLIGPSLGKDSIQKGKLSMIVGGALVIVFMILYYGTHGVVANLALGINMFLIMGLLASLGVTLTFPGIAGMILTLGIAVDGNIIIFERIKEEMRAGKSRLHSIETGYKRSIRTILDANVTTLLAGLVLFWFGNGPIKGFAATLCAGIVCTVFSNLIIARLISGFLWKEKGA from the coding sequence CTGATATTGGGCGGAGTTTCAAAACTCTGGCTTGCCATTGTTGGATCTCTTATTGTCCTTTCGGTAATTTTTCTGGCCCCCAATATCTGGGGCGGCGCGTTGCCCGACTGGTGGTCAAAAGCGTTTCCGGCGCGGGGAATCCGTCTCGGGCTTGACCTTCGCGGCGGCGTCTTTATTCAACTGGGAGTTGAAACCGATCAAGGCGTCAACAGACGGCTTGAAGGTGTTCTCGCAACAGTCAAAGAAGAGTTTGACCCCCCCGCCGAGGCGATAACAAAAGCCGAAATAAAAGATTTTGCCATTTCAATGAAGTTCTCAAGCGCGGATTTCTTCTCAAAAGCGCTCAGAGCCATAGAGATAAAGTTTCCCGAACTCACAGTCCGCTCCTCTCTCGAAAAATTGAGCATCAGGGCTTTTCCGAGCAACTACGGCATTTCCGAAATACGCGACAGTTCAATTGATCAGGTTCGTCAGGTCATAGAAAACCGGGTTCTTGACTTCGGTCTGGTGGAGCCGTCAATCACGCGGCTGGGAGACAGTAAAATCGTAATACAGGTTCCCGGAGCTTCGGACGAAGACAGGGACAGGATTGTTGACATCATTAAGAAAACCGCAGTTTTGGAATTCAAGAAAGTGCACGGGCAGGGTTTTTCACGCTCCGAGGCGATTACCAACGCGGGAATGGCAACCGAAAGAGGCTTAAAAGAAAAAAATCTGTCAATCCATCAAAGTTTTGAGGGAGGTAATGAAAACTTCTTCGTAACAGAGTCCGGAAGTTCGGTTACGGGAGAACACATATCGGACGCACGGCTCACGTTTGATAGTTTCGGCAGACCCGCGGTTTCGTTCAGTTTTTCAGGACAAGGAGCGGGAAAGTTCGGAAAACTAACCGAAACGAACATAGGAAACCGGCTTGCGATTGTTCTTGACGGCATTGTGAAATCGGCTCCGGTTATTCAAAGCCGCATAAGTTTTGAGGGACAGATAACGGGCTCCTTCACGCAGGAGGAAGCCAGAGACTTGGCGCTTGTTCTGCGTTCGGGAGCATTGAATGTTCCGGTTACGGTTGAACAGGAGCGGCTCATAGGTCCTTCGCTTGGAAAGGACTCAATACAAAAAGGGAAACTCTCAATGATAGTGGGCGGCGCGCTCGTTATTGTGTTCATGATTCTTTACTACGGCACGCACGGAGTAGTCGCTAATCTGGCGCTGGGAATCAACATGTTTCTGATAATGGGGCTGCTCGCCTCTCTGGGCGTAACTCTCACTTTTCCGGGCATCGCGGGAATGATTTTAACGCTCGGAATTGCGGTTGACGGAAACATAATCATTTTTGAGAGAATCAAAGAGGAGATGAGAGCGGGAAAATCCCGTCTTCACTCCATTGAAACCGGATACAAAAGGTCTATCAGAACAATTCTGGACGCAAACGTTACCACTTTGCTCGCGGGGCTTGTGCTTTTTTGGTTCGGCAACGGGCCAATAAAGGGCTTTGCGGCAACCTTGTGCGCGGGAATCGTCTGTACGGTGTTCAGCAATCTGATAATTGCGCGTCTTATTTCAGGATTTCTATGGAAAGAAAAGGGAGCGTGA
- a CDS encoding ATP-binding cassette domain-containing protein, producing MENREQISKQTSIPSLLKRHKPQLIAGIVALSVVDLLQMAIPLVIKQATDAFVRGGPDAADFVKLCAFYILGMGVAISLFRFGWRYFIMGSARKIERSLRDEFFSHLQRLDISQITSRKVGDLMAHAVNDVETLKFACGLGVLVAYDGMFLLVFIMGAMFYISPVVAAVLCVPFAIMMIFVIKGGREIEKRFRKTQDSFSLLTESARRPILGIKAVKSLRMEETETGNFGESSRHYAQSNIHLARLWAVYQPAISLCVGIAGVAFLLLGGAHAIEGEMTLGDFTALLVYLSMLSWPMMAMGWAQDILRRGNSSIKRLNSILKLSVAPDVREVFARMKGDLQVRETGVSFGGVKILDGCSFTVRSGETACIVGVTGSGKTTLANIISGETESGDGSVLIGGTDTRSIRRAQLKRDFVRVDREAFIFSGTVRENINFMQPRSDEETRRAVEICGMTEEIEGFERGLDSVLGERGINISEGQKQRVSIARSVIFEPAVLILDDALSSVDLSTEAKVTDNLCRWAKETGTALIIISSRTNSSHLADVIMVLDGGKIAERGTHSELVAQDGIYAGMHRIQTR from the coding sequence ATGGAAAATCGCGAACAGATTTCAAAACAGACAAGCATTCCGTCTCTGCTTAAGAGGCATAAGCCTCAACTTATAGCGGGGATTGTTGCACTTTCGGTTGTTGACCTGCTGCAGATGGCGATACCGCTGGTGATTAAGCAGGCGACTGACGCTTTTGTGCGCGGCGGACCGGACGCTGCGGATTTCGTCAAACTCTGCGCTTTTTACATTCTGGGCATGGGTGTTGCCATTTCGCTTTTCCGCTTCGGATGGCGTTATTTCATAATGGGTTCTGCGCGCAAGATAGAGCGCAGCCTCAGAGACGAATTTTTCTCTCATCTCCAGCGGCTTGATATATCCCAAATTACCTCACGCAAGGTGGGGGATTTGATGGCTCACGCCGTCAACGACGTAGAAACTCTGAAGTTCGCCTGCGGACTCGGCGTTCTGGTTGCCTATGACGGAATGTTCCTTCTGGTTTTCATAATGGGCGCGATGTTTTACATATCGCCTGTGGTCGCGGCGGTGCTATGTGTGCCGTTTGCAATAATGATGATTTTCGTCATAAAAGGTGGAAGGGAAATAGAAAAACGGTTCAGAAAAACTCAGGACTCTTTTTCGCTTCTGACCGAAAGCGCCCGCAGACCGATTCTCGGCATTAAAGCTGTCAAGTCTTTGCGCATGGAGGAGACCGAAACCGGGAACTTCGGCGAATCAAGCCGTCACTACGCGCAAAGCAACATTCACCTCGCACGGCTTTGGGCCGTATATCAACCCGCCATTTCACTGTGTGTTGGAATCGCCGGAGTCGCCTTTCTTCTGCTCGGTGGCGCGCACGCGATAGAGGGGGAGATGACGCTTGGAGATTTCACCGCGCTACTTGTCTATCTGTCGATGCTCTCTTGGCCCATGATGGCGATGGGCTGGGCTCAGGACATTCTGCGCAGGGGTAATTCCTCCATCAAACGTCTCAATTCCATTTTGAAACTCAGTGTCGCACCGGACGTGCGGGAGGTTTTTGCGCGAATGAAAGGCGACCTGCAAGTGCGCGAAACAGGCGTTTCATTCGGAGGAGTGAAGATTCTTGACGGCTGTTCTTTCACCGTGCGCTCGGGTGAAACCGCATGCATTGTAGGCGTAACGGGGTCGGGCAAAACCACGCTTGCGAACATAATCAGCGGAGAAACCGAATCCGGCGACGGCTCAGTGCTTATCGGTGGAACCGACACACGGTCGATAAGGCGCGCGCAACTTAAAAGAGATTTTGTTCGTGTTGACCGTGAGGCATTTATCTTCAGTGGCACGGTGAGAGAAAACATCAACTTTATGCAGCCCCGCTCTGATGAAGAAACCCGGCGCGCGGTGGAAATATGCGGAATGACCGAAGAGATTGAAGGGTTTGAACGGGGCCTTGACTCGGTTCTCGGAGAGCGGGGAATCAATATTTCCGAAGGGCAGAAGCAGAGGGTTTCAATTGCTCGCTCAGTCATTTTTGAGCCGGCGGTTTTAATCCTTGATGACGCGCTTTCGTCCGTTGACCTTTCAACCGAAGCGAAAGTGACTGACAACTTATGTCGCTGGGCAAAGGAGACCGGAACGGCTCTGATTATTATCTCAAGCCGCACCAATTCCTCGCATCTGGCGGACGTGATTATGGTTCTTGATGGCGGAAAAATCGCCGAGAGGGGAACGCATTCCGAACTTGTGGCGCAAGACGGCATCTATGCCGGAATGCACAGGATCCAGACGCGATGA